A single Dreissena polymorpha isolate Duluth1 chromosome 14, UMN_Dpol_1.0, whole genome shotgun sequence DNA region contains:
- the LOC127858606 gene encoding uncharacterized protein LOC127858606, translated as MFVLNVFFVLTTLICGIRSQGEATNSMTTHLDIAFIMDTTGSMGPYIETARNNIKRVVQEITEISESHIRFALIEYRDHKPEENTYVYRKQDFTPSVTTMQSWLEKSEANGGGDLPEAVAVALYAGSSLSWYDSAVKIAVLIADAPPHGLVSSGDRWPDGDPLGIDPVKMAYRMARIGITLYSVGCEPSILPYKDFFQALAYIAGGQYVPLSTPQALIDAIIGGAKEELAMRKISEEVDKEVSAVKAKGGKPERDAITRSVYDRLHKSGTKATTLLKNNKPLAGPSKAALEIAKSKSLPEAKKIFAKMVPGGSGSPPVSPPVSEVYTAVERPVSYDQVSRAASKAFAASA; from the coding sequence ATGTTTGTCTTAAACGTTTTCTTTGTTCTAACGACGTTGATCTGTGGAATACGTAGTCAGGGTGAAGCTACTAACTCAATGACTACACACCTTGACATAGCGTTTATAATGGACACAACTGGAAGCATGGGGCCGTATATCGAAACAGCAAGGAACAACATCAAACGAGTTGTGCAAGAAATCACGGAAATTTCCGAAAGTCACATCAGGTTTGCACTCATTGAGTATAGGGACCACAAACCGGAAGAAAATACATACGTGTACAGAAAACAAGACTTTACGCCGTCGGTAACAACAATGCAATCGTGGTTAGAAAAATCAGAAGCAAACGGCGGTGGTGATTTACCCGAGGCTGTTGCTGTTGCACTGTACGCGGGGAGTTCATTGTCATGGTACGACTCTGCAGTCAAGATTGCTGTCCTGATAGCGGACGCGCCGCCACATGGTCTGGTGTCGTCAGGTGACAGGTGGCCAGACGGTGATCCTCTTGGCATTGATCCAGTCAAAATGGCGTACAGAATGGCAAGGATCGGCATAACACTGTATTCGGTCGGCTGCGAACCTTCCATTCTACCTTACAAAGACTTTTTCCAAGCGTTGGCTTACATTGCCGGGGGTCAGTACGTACCATTATCAACTCCACAAGCACTAATTGATGCCATAATCGGTGGAGCTAAAGAAGAGTTGGCTATGAGGAAAATCAGCGAAGAAGTAGACAAAGAAGTTTCAGCAGTTAAGGCTAAAGGTGGAAAGCCTGAGAGGGATGCCATTACAAGGTCAGTTTACGACAGACTTCACAAATCCGGGACAAAAGCAACCACCttactaaaaaacaacaaaccgTTAGCAGGACCGTCGAAGGCTGCGCTCGAAATCGCTAAATCGAAGTCTCTTCCTGAAGCTAAGAAGATATTTGCGAAGATGGTTCCCGGTGGAAGTGGAAGTCCGCCGGTTTCACCTCCAGTTTCCGAAGTCTACACCGCCGTTGAAAGACCAGTGAGCTATGACCAGGTCTCCAGAGCGGCTAGCAAGGCCTTTGCTGCAAGTGCATAG